The following DNA comes from Musa acuminata AAA Group cultivar baxijiao chromosome BXJ1-4, Cavendish_Baxijiao_AAA, whole genome shotgun sequence.
TTATTTCTATTCAATGAGTCAGTCATcaatttttatcttaattttagATGTAGATATAAACAAACATGTTTtgctcaaaaaaagaaaaagtcaaaCATGTAGAATTTATCTAAGCACTTGTGTAATTTAATTTGTACTAATAAGAGACATCTTTCATTTATCAGTCAATACATGATTTATCATATCTTCCTGCAATGTCAAACAGGGCACTCAAGAAAATATCATCTATTAATGCATGGGAGAACTCAAAGAAGGCAGAGGTGGAAGCTGAGCTGAAAAAGAAAGAGGTCAGTAACTTCTTGTAATATTAGTTTCTGCATGGTAAGTTTTTGTTGTTCATCCATCCAAGTTTGAGTTGGTTCTTACAAGCATTAGCAACAAATTATATAGCAGACAAAAGAAAAGTTAGGATTAACTTTAGCTGCAAATTAGCTGACTGGTAAGATTAGATGCCAATTGCCATGATGTTCATGCAGGTAGTTTAATTAAGTCTTGCTGATTTTATTATACTAAGTTGCAAAAATGCATTTGTTCAATGAAAAAGTATACAAAGTTCCAAGAACATATCTGTGTCATGTAACTCCAATATAAGGATTAAACTCATCGTTTAGGATGCGACTATTGATATATTCTACAAATTATTAACTTTGGGGAGTTGGAATATGAAGAACTAGAAAGCTAAATAACTTAATTCAGACATAGAACAGAAGATCATGAATTCAAACAATGACTATCTGTGGCGCATAACATGGTTGGATTAGATATTGCTGGACCAGAAATGTTCTCTAAAGTTGTGACCGGCATGTTCATTAAACGAATGCGTCTCTTGAGGAGATGAAATGTTCAAATTGGTCTACTGTCTTGGTTGAGAAGGACTCATAGAACACCTTTTGAATTAATAACCTCATACTCCTGATGGAAAAACAGGAAGAACTCGAGAAAAAGAAAGCAGAGTATGCAGAGGAAGTGAAGAATAAAATTGCATTGATTCACAAGGAAGCAGAAGGGAAGAGAGCAGTTGCTGAGTCTAGGCGCGGTGAAGAGGTCCTCAAGACTGAGAAAAAGGCTGCAAAATATCGTGCCACCGAGCTTGTTCCAGTTCTCCAAAGAAGGCTTTTTGATTTTTTCCAGGCCTAAAAATTGACCTTTCGTGACAAATTGAAGATGCTATTCGACTGATACTTGTATTTTCTGAGTGTGTTATATCAAAATTTTAGGTAGAGCTTTTTATGAGAAAGTTGTGCTAATTGTTTAGAGAGGTTTGGTTGGAATCCTGGTGTTTTGATCTGTAAAGTGTGTTTCATGTAGACAAGTGTTCTACTCTTATACTCTTCAATGTGGACATTCTCCTGTGTGTTTAAACCAACATTTAATTACTTGGTGTCTTTATATCATTATATTCAGTCAAGATAACATCATGGTTTTGGTGTAGATTCATTTTGAAGTCTGCAAACAGGTGTAAGTTTGTTGATTTGCATCAGAACAATTTAGTTCCCAAGTTTTATGCTATGATACAATCCCAGAAATTGGCATCTTCAAGAACAATTAATGTCCTGAATGACTTGTTAGTTTCCTTACAGAAATTCCACTGCCAACTCTTTTCACATCATCAATTTTATTCAATTCAACCTCACCGCTGCACCTATTTGTTGACGAGGCATGTTGGATTCGATTCTCTCAGTAGATGTAAATGAAAGTAAGTCAAATTACTTGACAGCTTAGATGTTCTAGAAGGCGTCGTCGGTTTGGTTGAGTCAAAACCAGGAAATTGGCTATTAGTCTCAGATCATGACCATATTAAAATGTTTTTCCTCCAATTTTATTACATCATCTTTGTTCTTGAAGTGAGAGGGTGAGACAGGATGAGTTAAATCACAGTGCAACATGGAGACCTACAGAATATATGGAGTTGGATTGATCCTCCCTTTGCTGTAAAGAAAAAGACTCATCTGAGAAAGACTCAAGTGGAAGAAAGGAACAAAAACACAATTTTAATCATAAGATTCCTTTAAATAACAGCAAGTGAAAGTGAAACAAGAAATGTTCTTCCCCATCATAGGAGCACCTGTACAGAATAATGCATTAATTCATGTATATGCTTATCTGTGATATCTTGCTCTAATTCACAGACAGACATAACCTTCCTTATAGGTCAGTAAACATGTCATAGTTCAGCTCAAGATCAGTGTAAGTTTCACTGAAGGATAAGGGATCATGGAAACTGACTTCTGGAATCTGTTCTACAGGCTCAAACTGCTGCTGAAATCCTCCACGGATGCTTGTTTCTTCAAATTCATGAGAAAAATACCCAGTAGATACCATTCCAAATTGCAAAAATTCAGAACTAAGGACATCAGAATTTGAGGTAGAATCATGTTCGAAATTTCTCCCACCGCCCACAGATGATGAGCTCTGGTCACTGTCATTGAACAATGGTAGCCAGTCTGCAAATAGAACTTTGGGAAAAGGAGGTAGAAGTTTCTCTCTGGCCACTGTTGATTGGCACTGACTCACAGAAAATGATTCTGAGAGTGAGATTTGGCTATTATTGTCACCCGATAATTGTTTCGGTTTCAAGAACTGGATGTCTGAGTCCAGAGATTTGCTCATGGAGGCATGAGAAGATGATCCATCAGCCTTTGCCACCTTCTTCTTGAGGTAGGTGTTCCACTGGTTCTTCACTTCATTGTCAGTTCTTCCTGGTAGATGCATTGCTATCTGAGACCACCTGCAATACCAATTTCAGATTGCCTTAAGCTCtcactcaaagagaagaaaaaggatttGGCACTAATGGTATCATTTGCAGTAATTCAACTTCTCTGAACTCCTCTTAATCCACTTCATGGCACTCAAGTCAGATGATTTTGATCTTTACCATTGCTTGCTTACTAAATTTTGCTGTTAAATTAGGATACAACATAAATGTGCTTCCTTGATCATCATGAAATGATTGTATGTGTACTGTCATATAAATCTTTTGAACATATACTTCTAAGATCTTTGCAGGAATCAATAACATCGAATGTGCACGAACTGAATGCTTACTTGTTGCCCAAAATGGCATGAAGTTTCATCACTGTTTCCTCTTCCTCTTGAGAGAAAACACCCAGCTTGAGTCCTGGCCTCAGGTAATTGATCCACCTCAACCTGCAGCTCTTTCCACTTCGATGCAAGCCTGCAAAAGAAAAGGAGTTGATACATTTGTCAGCTGTTTGTTCATCCCAAGAGAAGAAGACATCATCAAAATGTTCTATGATCACCCTATGAACAAGAACACAGACAAAAAAACAAGGTAATGGTGTGCATGGACAATCAAAACATTGTTTCAGAAGAATATTTGGATTCAACAAGAGCATGCGGAATGGTGATTTAGTTGCAGAATGTGCTTTAGAAGGGATAAAGTCTAGAGTTATTCTTCAGATAAGAGTAGGCATGTGGAAGTTGGAGATGAGATACCAGCTTTAGCAGGAACTGAACTCCAGTAGCCATGGCCATGCTCAAGGATGTGCTCCCTCAGCCTCTGGTCCTCATCCGGCGACCACAACCCTTTCCTATGCTTCGTCTTCGGCTTCTCCCATGTCTTGCGCCCCATTTCAAGGCAATCCTTACAGGCCGCTTGCTACTGGCTGGTTTCTGCCAGAGTGTGCAGGGATTGCAGAAGAGCTCTGCTTGTTGGCTTCTCTTGCAATCTGTGATGCCAATGGGTGCCAGAAATCTGAAATTTAAACTACTTGTGCAGAATTGAAGCATGGATTAAGAACAGTAATGAAGATTAGCTTGTGGTGTGCTTGGAATGAATCAACACTGCCAATTTTCTCATTGATTGGTTAATGGTGCAGGAAGCATTTGTGTGATCATTAATCATTCATTGTGAGAACATACACATCTGATGACTCATCATTCAACCATAGATTTAAGCCATATATTGATGTTCTTATGGTCTTTTCAGATCATTAGCACACAGAATAAAGTAGAGGGAAGGGATCAAAGCCAAGCGTGCACTTGTGGTCAGCTTTGTTGGTAAGAATTATTCAAAATATTTCTGTTCTTTAGGAACTCATCTCATTCACAATATAAAACACAATGCTCTTTTCATTTAACAGAAAGAAATAATAATCAGATTGGTACAATTAATCCCAACTACTATTAATAAGAAGCAaatgaatttatatatatatatctagcaaAAGCTTTCCACACAAATACCCATGCAACATGTGGCTATGAAGAACGCGATGGTCCAACCTCAGACCCTTTGATTGTTTTGAACTTGCAAAGTAGTCCATTTTAGTGCTAATAAggtgttgttattctattataccATTTATTTGCCATTAGATGGGAAATAGCCCATAAAAGAAACATTTGGACTAATAGGAAGAACATCTTTTTTAATTACATGAGAAGCAGTTTCAGCAAATCCAAGAAAACTATGTGTAAGACTTCATATTgtttattcaaagagtatttgttcttgatcaaaacattctttaTTACCTACAGTACAAATAAATTTGTGCACAGTACACTACTAATATATTCATTATGATTTGACTGATTGAAAAATGCTCATCACCTGccacataaaaaaaaattctgtGACATTAAGAACCTGAGTTATTAGGTAGAAAATAAATCCTTTCTTATTTTCCTTCAATGTTTTCAGTATTGGAAATAAGTTTTTTACTAACTAACTAGATGAAGAACTCCCAGTTTTGGGTGATTAAGAAGGGCACTAATCTTAGTTTTATTTGTACATATTAGCATCAAGGTTTTACTCAAGCACAGAAAAGATGGTTTATTACTGTTAATTCCCCAATCTCTCATGCTGTTCAACTTTGAATATGTTGCTGCATGTAAAGATTCAACAACTAACATTTTAGACTCATCATCTTTGTCAATTGGCTTCAGAGATGACTGTTCCTTTACACAGCAAACAGATCTTTCATACTGTTCAACTTTGAATATGTTGCATGTAAAGATTCAACAACCAACATTTTAGACTTATTCCTAGTGGGTTTGTCTTTCTAAAGGAAGATAAGATATAGCTGACATATAAGTCTCTAACACATTGAATTAATTTATGGACACAAAAGTACACATAGTTATCAAAATTGAATGGGTCCAATTTGCCCATTTATATAAATAGAAGAATGAATCTGTCAATCCCAATCAAACTGGTTTTAATAATTATTGATATGTCTCTTCTTCAgagtaataaataataaaaaaaattaaaagatcaaGAGTTCTTAGAATCAAGCACTAAGTTGctagtttatatttatattatacaaTCATATTATATTTATAGTAAACATATGGTCTGATAGATTGATCCATTGGTTTGACCAACAATCAAATGGCACAAGATTTAGAACTTGTTCCAAATATTGTGAAATTGTAGTAGCATGTGGTCCTATGCTCTCTTTGAAGATCttataaataaatcatatgatGACTTTAACTTATTTAAGAATAACTAAGCACCTACCCCTTGGAATAATGAGCATTCTTTGTACAATATAGAGAAAAATGTGGCCTAGCAAGCTATTCTTTTTTACACTTGAAGCAGATTTAGTAACATTTTTTCTTGGTGACCTTCTAGCACAAATCATACTTTGTTGACTTAAGACCTCATTTGCTGTTTCCCttttttatagattttttttttttgttctttatgattttgttgttgttgtatatacCTTTTTATTCCCATGACCTTAGAAAGATGGAGGGGAAATAGACATAGAGGTGATTGATGTCTTTTTCTTCACCTAACTAAATTCTAGATGGACTGATATTCTACACAAATGGATAGCTAATCCCTTTTACACATATAGATTTCTTTGACTATATATAATCTACATTTGATGCATATTATTACTGAGAATTTCTGGATTTGTTTTTTCTCATTTGGGGATGAAAACTTATTTAACTCAAAATAATCTattagaatccttgcagattttaaacttggggttgatctctttagaggatcggtctccttggaactctatagacgtTCCtccctaagttgctgctcaaaggccgcaaaaaagattcatatattactttttaaaaaaggatgaatacatgactatttatagggtttctaaatcaTAACTCATAATATGACTTCTATTCAATTAGGACTCGTACTTGAGACTCCTAAAGGACTCGTACTtgaaactcctaataggactcctacttaagactcattcttttacaactcctaattcttctctaagaaataacctctagACCTTAGATGACATCTTCAcgtttttaataggggtcgacttatgtatgttttacatgaatgcccctctcatttAGGACTCTAGTCCTAACATAATTAAAGAGTAAATCCTAAACAAAATGATCCATTTTGGATTTggtgatatatataaaataataaaatttgttGATAATAGGAAGAAATTATATTTCATAAAAATGAgaacttaaaaaaagaaaattttttcatACACATTCGACCAATTCAACATAacccattttttttataaaagtaaaaaaaaaaataatttcatgtaAGATTGTCCACATGTATCTGCTACGTGTAAGATTGGCTTCGAGTGTTTTGTTAAAACCTTTTACACTATCTTCTCTCCACCTAAGATAGATTAGGTATGTGTGATGAAGCTTTTTAGCTAAGACTGACATTAGTTCATTtgagttaaataaataaataagaaaataatacATCTGATAAGTTGATAATTTAAGTTATATTTCACTGGATAGATAAAGACAGTCCTGAAGAAACTTATATAAGTTGAATTTAGATTTAAagagataaatataaaaatcagtGGAGGGTTTATGCATTTAATAGTTAATTTCACAAAATATCATTAAGCCTTGTTAGTCAAATTAGAATTTTAGATACAAGGATAACTGGATCCGACCCGCTTAGTAATCGGGTTGAACCAAACCATCATGAGGTCATGATCCGTTGCTGAACTCTATCGGACTCAAATGCCCTTGTGATCTCATGTCAATCCGACCCGATCCATCCCCACGGTCATAGACGGTTGATGATGGGCTGCTCCCCTTCAAAGTGGTGGCCCGCATCACATCGGACGGATGCAAATAACCAAATATGGAATCCTCGGCGAGGGGCTGAACACGGGGAGAGACTATCGAGGGGTGGGGCTG
Coding sequences within:
- the LOC135668168 gene encoding remorin-like yields the protein MAEEKLEAVKDVEEEKTAIVLASEKKPDDFKALAIVEQVEDPEKSSGDSDDRDAVLARIVAEKRLSLIKAWEENEKFKAENKALKKISSINAWENSKKAEVEAELKKKEEELEKKKAEYAEEVKNKIALIHKEAEGKRAVAESRRGEEVLKTEKKAAKYRATELVPVLQRRLFDFFQA
- the LOC135672626 gene encoding transcription factor LAF1-like, with translation MGRKTWEKPKTKHRKGLWSPDEDQRLREHILEHGHGYWSSVPAKAGLHRSGKSCRLRWINYLRPGLKLGVFSQEEEETVMKLHAILGNKWSQIAMHLPGRTDNEVKNQWNTYLKKKVAKADGSSSHASMSKSLDSDIQFLKPKQLSGDNNSQISLSESFSVSQCQSTVAREKLLPPFPKVLFADWLPLFNDSDQSSSSVGGGRNFEHDSTSNSDVLSSEFLQFGMVSTGYFSHEFEETSIRGGFQQQFEPVEQIPEVSFHDPLSFSETYTDLELNYDMFTDL